In Haloplanus rubicundus, one DNA window encodes the following:
- a CDS encoding LEA type 2 family protein has product MLSWLRRIVSTTRRVVTLAVVAVLLLAGVAVFFLSQPSVAGVDNRFGAVNETTTTIESDLRVRNPNPIGATLGGLTVDYAIDMNGIRMATGTKGGLSLPQGQSSVPMTTRLANERIPTWWVSHVRNDERTTLAVNADVHSSTLGASFGAPQVTRDIETDIISAFNSTEDRPVGSSPTGGPLLVIRETSAQWGEVSAAETNIDMRFVVYNPNSYAIPVSELSYRATMNDIEMGNGTTEDQGVIPPGETRTIRATTTLNNDNIDEWWVSHLQNDQVTDLRIDFSARFELPTETVDVPLDPLTYTRTIETDIFDNKAEESDAADGTATPTPSGTSTPTPTPSDDDGLLGGGDGTATPTPTPEPTSTSDDGTATPTPTPSDDDGLLDDGDGTPTATATPTPTPTATPTDDDDGGLLSVGIPGSATLDAAVR; this is encoded by the coding sequence ATGCTCTCTTGGCTTCGCCGGATCGTATCGACGACTAGACGAGTAGTGACGTTGGCCGTCGTCGCCGTCCTTCTCCTCGCGGGCGTCGCCGTCTTCTTTCTCAGTCAACCGTCCGTCGCCGGCGTCGACAACCGGTTCGGCGCCGTCAACGAGACGACGACCACGATAGAGAGCGACCTGCGGGTTCGGAATCCGAACCCCATCGGCGCCACCCTGGGCGGCCTCACCGTCGACTACGCCATCGACATGAACGGCATCCGGATGGCGACGGGCACCAAGGGCGGCCTCTCCCTCCCACAGGGGCAGTCGTCGGTACCGATGACGACCCGCCTCGCGAACGAACGCATCCCCACGTGGTGGGTGAGTCACGTCCGCAACGACGAGCGGACGACCCTCGCGGTCAACGCCGACGTCCACTCCTCGACGCTCGGCGCCTCCTTCGGCGCCCCGCAGGTGACCCGGGACATCGAGACGGACATCATCTCCGCGTTCAACTCCACCGAGGACCGCCCCGTCGGGTCGTCGCCGACCGGCGGTCCCCTCCTCGTCATCAGGGAGACCAGCGCCCAGTGGGGCGAGGTGAGCGCCGCGGAGACGAACATCGACATGCGTTTCGTCGTCTACAACCCCAACTCGTACGCCATCCCCGTCTCCGAACTCAGCTACCGGGCGACGATGAACGACATCGAGATGGGGAACGGGACGACGGAAGACCAGGGCGTCATCCCGCCGGGGGAGACCCGAACCATCCGGGCGACGACGACCCTGAACAACGACAACATCGACGAGTGGTGGGTGAGCCACCTGCAGAACGATCAGGTGACGGATCTCCGCATCGACTTCTCGGCGCGATTCGAACTCCCGACCGAAACCGTCGACGTGCCGCTCGATCCGTTGACCTACACCCGGACCATCGAGACGGACATCTTCGACAACAAGGCCGAGGAATCGGACGCCGCGGACGGGACGGCCACGCCGACGCCGTCGGGCACGTCGACGCCGACCCCCACGCCGAGCGACGACGACGGCCTCCTCGGCGGCGGCGATGGCACCGCCACACCGACCCCTACGCCGGAGCCGACGTCCACGTCCGACGACGGCACCGCGACGCCGACCCCCACGCCGAGCGACGACGACGGCCTCCTCGACGACGGCGACGGGACGCCGACGGCGACGGCGACGCCCACCCCGACGCCCACGGCGACGCCGACCGACGACGACGACGGCGGCCTGCTCTCGGTCGGGATACCGGGATCGGCGACCCTGGACGCGGCGGTTCGATAG